In the genome of Lathyrus oleraceus cultivar Zhongwan6 chromosome 4, CAAS_Psat_ZW6_1.0, whole genome shotgun sequence, the window CAGGACTACCGTTAATATGGACGGTAGTGTATCGTATTATTTCATCTGGAGGGAAATGTAATTGTTAAATTTGGGCATTGTAATTTAAAGCGTCTTTCGAGGGAAGGAGCTGTGTTTTACTATTATGTACACAGGTGTTATTCACAAGTTTTTATTCTATTCAGATTGAAGTATCATCCAAATATTCTACTGTGGACACACTGAAGCAGCAGTATCTCCTTGTGCCAGCAAAACATAAGGTTTTTCTTCTTCCTTGTCCAAAAATGTTGTATCTCAAATATTCGGACTATCAATTGCACTTTGAATTTCTTTCCAAAAAATGTATCTCAAATTCTTACTATGGTATCTCAAATATCTCATACTTCTAGCAAATTGGCTATTTGGAGTGAAGCTATTATCTTCTATGATTGTTTTTATTCATAGGATTGCTACCTTGTATACATTCTCACTGAAATGGCTGGAAGTACATCAATGGTGTTCGCCGAGAAATGTGAGACAACATGGCTTCTGGCTTTGATTCTTAAAAATCTTGGTTTGAAAGCCATCTCAATTAACGGTCATATGAGTCAGGTATATATACTACAATTCATTTATTATAAATTGTAATTTGCTCGAAACTGCTGAGGAATATGCCTAATTTTTATCATAATATTTTTTATACAGCCGAAAAGACTTGAAGCCTTGGAGAAGTTCAAGTCTAGGGAGTGCAATATTCTTGTTTGTTCTGATGTAGCCAGTAGGGGACTTGATATTCCAGCAGTAGATATGGTGATTAACTATACCATTCCCAAAAGCAAAGTTTATGTACATCGTGTGGGAAGAACTGCTCGTGCAGGTCGATCTGGTTTTGCCATTTCCCTCGTGAACCAATACGAAGTGGCATCGTACATGAAGATAGAGAAGTTTATAGGTGAGAGGAGCATATGCTCTTTGCCTTTGCTTTCGCATTTTAAGGAGTGAACCTTATACAAGTTTGTTTTTCAGGCAAAAAGCTACCTGAGTATCCTGCAGAGGAAGCGGAAGTTTTGTTTTTGAAAGAGCGCGTTAGTGAGGCCAAAAGATCAGCAGACAAGGTGAACTTTTGCATTGACCTTATGTTTTAAGCTAACTtttattctttgtccatttcttttTTTCATTATAAAAGTTAAGTTAGGAATGCATGAAAAGATGTATGAACTGTGGTTATTATTGGATACTATTCTATTCTCATGTGATTTAATAATTGATTTTCTACATACGTGATTGGTTGTATTTTGATTTGTGTAGGAAATGAAGGAATCTGCGGAGAAGAAGAAAAGGAGGAGTGAAGGAGATTTTAGTGAAGAGGAGGAGGATGACATTGACAAATACTTGGGTGTCAAAAATAAAAAATCGTCCAAGAAGTTCAGAAGATAATAAATTAATagttaaatatatttttgtaCCACATTTTAAGTTTTGTCCCTGTTATCTTTAATAGGTAATTTAGTCCCTCAAAAATTGGCAGTTAACAAAACTGGTCCCTAGTGTTAAAATTGTacttaaaaaaaaaacaagagaaAAATCCTCTCCACGTGAAGACACTTTTAAATGACCAGTGGTTAAtcaaatttattatttttaacGTATTAAACAAAATATCTCCAATTATTTAAATTTATAAGCaatcaataaaaaaaatacaaCCCTTACAGGAAGctcaatcccattctctttggAAGACACCTTATAGAAAATCCAAAATGCTCGTCAGATTTTGGAGATGAATTTTCCAACCTACATTGTCTTAAATTAAAATGTTATAATTGGTTTGGAGATATATcttcaaaatattttaaaacacACTTTATGGATCATTATCTGAAAGACTCATTTTAAATATTTATTGATTCGGGGATGTATCTTCATTTAGGATTTACATAAATGCTTCTCTTCAACTAATCAAAACAATACAAGTTAAGTTAGTTTTATAAATGTTTGGACCCTTGTTATGTGATGAGTATTAAGCCATATAATTGATATGcaaaaaataacatatataaatCTAGATGGTCAAAGTAAGTCATCAACTGATACATAATGAAGTCGAAatacaaaacaaagtcaaaataaaatacaatcaATGATAAATCCAAAGTACAAATACTATTAAGTACTATGTATGCCGAACTAGAGCTCCTCGGCCTCCCCTGCCCCCGTTCTTCGATGTTGTTTCCGATACATCAGTGTCTCCGTCATAATGACATCTAGAGCATCCCTCGCCTTAGAACCATCAAGAAAGATACTTTTGTCAATGATCTAACTGTGTCTGCTCCTCCTCTAATAACTTCTGATGAGCTGACATTAGTGGATCTCCTAGAGCAGCCTGCACCATATATGGATGGGACACCCTAAAGAACCATTTGAGATACACGTCTATATAGCTCCAATCACTTTCAACTATGGCACTCAGTACCTCATCCATTATTAGATGACTAAGATAATCATCAAACATGAGATTCATATCTCTATATGTCATAGCAGGAGGAGCAGAGACAACAAGGTGTCTGGAAATAGTTTGAGTGTAGTTGAACTGCCGCATGACGCGCTCAGGCAGATGAAGAAATGTCAAACGTGAACCGCAGGCCAACCATACAGAGTATAATATTATGTTGTTAAATGGTCGTGTCTCACGGTGATCAACATAGTTGTTAAAGTGCATATCCTCGGCTACAAAGTAGTCAATATACACTTGAAATAACTCTATCATCTGGTTCCCTATGAGCGGGGAAAATGCATAAGCACGTGGCATGTCCTCAATATAGGTCGGTACACACGACCATCCGAAGATGCGTGGAAAGTGCTGGAAAATCCAAGTCTGAAAAGTGCTGGAAAATCCAAGTCTGAAAAGTGTTGGAACACACGAATCATTAGTAAGGATGTTGCAAAAATGTAATGAAAATGACACACGAACACTAAAAGACTAATAAATATTACCGTAAAAAATGTGATGCTGTTTGTCATTTGATTTGTCTTCCACCTACAACCCTTAGATAACTTAGAGTACAAGTAGAACAAACAAGCGGTCCCCAGTTGTACACATGAATTCGCTTAAAGTCCTCAAAATATCGTAGGTAGAAGACATCCACATAAGTGACACTCTTGTCCACAAATATGGTAGTGTCAACCAAATATAATAGGTATACTCTTATAGCATACACTCTATGCAACCCCATCTGTTCGTCATCACCTATAGCCTAATGTGCTATAAGCACCTCTCTTGTATATACCTTTTTCAAGAATTCAAACCTAGCATGAGCCGCTCTGATTTTTCCATCTCCCTCAAGGCAGCCTATGGGTCAAATCCCAGATAGTCTACCATTAACTCAAGTGTCTCATCTTTGTTAATCCTCTCATGATTAAAAAGTTTTCCCTAATCGAAAGATACAGCAAGCACGGCACATCACcgagtgtgatagacatctcaccaAGTGGTAGATGAAATGATGAAGTCTTAATATGTCATCTCTCCATAAATGCATTAAGCATCCCGTGGTTCACCGTAACATAACCGATCTTGCATAAGTCCTTCATCCCAGATAGGGACAAAGCAGCCTGAAACCACTGATCATTAGGTTGATACAAGCCATTAATCTTTTGCTAATGGTTAATAAATTTTAGCGGATCACGGTACTGCAGAAAAAAAAATCATCGTCAGAAACTTGTAATATAATAATAAACATAATTCAAAAAGAATGAATACAACTAATCTTACCTCTTCGTCCCAGATATGTCTGGCAGTATGGTTAGGATAAAGACGTAACAGTGACAACTCTAACAGGTCTCCTCCAAATACCTAAGGTAGCATTGGCTCATCAGCCTGAGGTCCCTCCGATGCCTGGGGTGACATTGGTGCCTCAGGTACCTCAGGTGACCTGGGTACCTATGGTGCATGAATAAGTGAAACCTGTCACCTACAGGAAGATGTAGGCAGTGATATGTCACTATGTGACACCTGTCTCCTAcgagaagaagaagatggagacATATGATCCGCAGAAGTCGACGCCTCCGCATGAACCGGGCTAGAGAGAACAAGAGCCTCAGAAACCTGAATCTTTTCGCTCTTGACAAATGCATGTTGTGCAATCCTCCCGTGTCTCAGTCTGTAGTCTCTATCAACCATAATTCCTGTAAGTAAATCAGACAAGCATCACATAATTACTACAAGCAAGAAAAAACAAGCAGACGTATAAATTAAGGAGATGCATCTCCGGTTCCCGGGAATCCAAACGTTAAAAAATTACGGAGATGTGTCTCCGAAATTTCCTGCAACTTTCAGCTTCGTCAATGGCGCTAATGCAGACCACCAAACCCACAAAAATAATGCATTGATATTTACTTTTAACTATCAAACACATTTCTCATATGTACAACTATCAAACATACATAGACTATGTATTTCAATACCTAATCATCAATTTATACAAATTTATACAAAAACTCAAAAgtttacaaaaataaaaaacttaCAAATTGTGAGTTTACTTCAGTCTTGAATGAGATCTTTGATGTATTTGATGTGGATGAATGAAGTTTTGAACTTGGTTGATtgattttgagagaatgtgagTTGAGAGAGTTTGAGAAAGATTTACAATTCTTTTTTTAGAAGTGAGGAAGGAGAATGGGTTCTAGCGCATTTTAAAACAAATACCGCCTGAAGATGAATCTCCGCAATGTACacgaagatgcatctctgtaGTTTTTCACATTAAGTTAGAGTTCTATTGACTCGGGATgcattcggagatgcatctccgaaatctGGAAACATTTTTGTATTTTCATGTGGTGTCATAGTAATACATAGGGTGCATTAAGAAATTCTCTTCTATTTATAAATTATGTTTGTGTTTATGATGACTATAAATGAAATCCCATTCTCTTTATAATGAGTCTTTCACAATATTTTCTTCATTGTATCAACTTCCTTTTATGTTTGGCAAAATCACGGCTAAAGGTCACATTTAGAGTGAAAATACTACTTCTAACATCTCAACTTCATGTCAAAAAAGTCTTTAGATGCGTGAGGAAATATATCTTTGAAGGATTTATAATTAATTTTGAATGTGTAGAATTGATTATGATATTGCTTACTTTTTAGGATTGATTCTACTTAAAGTTAAGATTTGTAGTTTTTGATTGCAAATCTGATTTTTACATTGAAATTTACTGTTCAACTCACTTTTATAAGAATTTACTCAAACATAAATTATTTTACCTCCAActtatttttaataaaaattaattttataaaattaattaattaataatcaATTTTTTAACGCGAAActaaacacacacaaaaataaacacaaaaAATTGCAGTTTAGAAGTTGATTGCACGCTTTTGAATTTTCCATTGTGCAATCTAATTAAACTTCAGAGTTTAAACAACTCATTTTCATAAGGTGAAATcgatttatttttaaataatcactttttaaaataaaataaaaacctTAAATAACCAAccaaataaaaaaattaaataaagtaaccacctttcaaacaaaaaaaaatcacCCACAAGAGGATGTGTCACTGTCTGTGGTACATACACTCATTTTTTAGTCTAAGGTGCCAATACATGTGGTGCATGCCTTTGTGTGTAGCCAATGTCTGTGGCGCATGCATGCAACCTTTAAGAGCTATTACCATTGCATGTGGCTCATGTgttgttttggatttttttaaaaattattttaacaacaaaaaattataaataaaatgtttaatacaaaataaattataatattatTCCATCAAATATAATTACACAACGATTAGAGATAAATTTAATGACCCGTTCGATCGTAACGTCCACCGGTTCCACACCCCAACGCATTCACTTGCCTTCGAGGTCTCCCAcattttcctgaggtgtttggggtctcATAGTATTCACCTGAGCCAAAGGTGGTTGGTGCGAAGTTCCTGGGATATAAGTGTTATCTAACAGATCTTAGATCATATCTCCCTAGTAGTCGGTGTTACCGTAATTAAGTTTGGTgtccatgttgtcgtagttgggtcgtGTTGGTTAGGTTACATGTGGACGAACTGATTGGTtgaattgggacattgaatcattttggaaatAAAGCAATGGTTCTTATGGTGTTTGAAAGACATGCGTTGGTTGAGTGCTTTGGCAATGTGATGTTTGGGTGCTTTGATGGTGTGATGTTTGGATGTACATTGATTGGGTGTTATGGTATGATGAAGTGGAATCATATGACTCATCAGGCTATAGTAAGAAGTGTTAGCAACATATGGTTGTTGGTGATATGAGTCTTGctcttggttttgtgtttgtGTGTATGATATGAATTGGTTGTGGGGTTGGGTGTTTGTGGGTTCGTAATCATGTTCGATTGGTTGTTGGGTGTATCTGGTATGATGATGTTGTGGGGTTGGTTTTTAGGGTTGGTGGGTTGACAATGTTCTTGTGTTTAGTAATATTATGGGGTTGGTTGTTGGGCGTATGATAATGAAGCTCATTGTCGTGGGTCGATCAAATACCCCGGGTCAGACACAAACTATGTCGTTGTAACCGATATATACCAATTCATATAATTTCGAGTTGGTCTAGTATCTTGAATGATAGGTTCATTTATGATCCGTTGATGTCGGTGCTTCCATTGACAACACGTCTATCTAGAGAACTCTTTCCAATAGGAATAATTCCATTGGGCATTGACTCTTAGTTGATGCCATTGTCCCAAACTCATCAAGGGGTATGAGATTTGTTGTTGCATGCCAAACTGCAGTTTGACACAATCACTCTAGTGCATCTCCACACTAGCGAATCTGATAATTTCTGTTTTTGTAGTCCAAATTGTAGCATCCTCGGGGTTAATCTCATGGTCGAGACCCAAATACGGCCTCAAGATAAACTGTAGAGGAAAAATACATGAATGGAAGATTTGTAAATTGGTAATATTAAAACTAAATTAACAAGATGGTGAGTTGTTTAGTTGTAATACATTGTTTGGTTCAAGGTGATCTATAAGATTTTGATAGACCGTTGTAACGTGTTTGAGACATTTGTTGTAGTTCATGCCTAGAACATACCACATAATTTGAAAAGAGTGAAAATAAATTATTTACAATTAGTTGTAGTATAAATTAAGAAAGTGGATATAATGAGATAAACTTACTTTGTTACATAGGGGAATGTGAAGTTGTTCTCGTTGACGAGGGCGAGTGACTGCATTCTCAACCAACCCCACACTTGGAGCAAAAAGGCGCAAGAATAAAACAAACAAGTACCTTTTGTGAATTTTTACACAAAGAACTATATAGATGAGACAAAAtagctgaaccccaactatatgttcttattttatttatgtttcttaacaaaggtaaatacataatatttacaAAATTACTTTACAGTATTTATCATTTCGTTGTGTTTGTCTTGGAATAACAGCTGTATTTTAGTGCAAATGTGATGGAGGATGAAGTAATGGTCCGAGTTTTAAGGAGGGGAATACAACCATATATTTTGGGCGCAAATATTCTTCCCCTTCCGGGTTTACAGGTGAATTATGACTCTTTTCGTGACCCTTCTTATGACCGTCGCAATTATCCATTTGACGATGGCTGGGCATTTTTTTTTTGCCTTTACAGGAAGTTATTACGAGAAGAGTTGTATGCTTTGGCCCGTTCTGCTAAGTGGGCCTCTGTCACTTTGTACCTAACTGAATCCGACTTCTGGGAAGCTCTTTGGTCTGAGCGAGTGCGCAGGGAGAAATTCTGGTTGGAGAGGAGTGTGGCCAGTTTGGAATCCTAACAGGATACTTATTTGAAGGAGTTGCAGAAAACTCATGTTCCGCTACAGGAGGTACGTAAAGCTTTGTCTCCTTTCAATCTTCCCGGGTCTATTGGTAGTCATACAGTCAATTTGTCAAGGGAGTTAGAGGAAATGATCATGACTCTTGAATATTCTTAGGGAGAGTTAGACCTCTTACGCGGACAAAATGCTTCTTTGCCTTGACAATTGAAAGAATTCATCTCTGTTAACCTTTGGGAGGTTGTGGAGTATTTTGTAAATGTATTGCAACAAGTGGAGCATTTTCATCATCCATTGGCTGTCTCGAAGTAGTGAATTCTCCCCGATCAAGTTGTTCAAGATGGTGTAATTGTTTCTATTCTTGAGAAGGGATCATGTGCCCCCCTCCTTTTTTACATGTATTGTGACTTCGTTGTTAATGGAGTTCTACATTGTCCTTGTTTAAAGTGCCTTTATTCTGCTTAAGATATAGTTCA includes:
- the LOC127137843 gene encoding uncharacterized protein LOC127137843, with product MVDRDYRLRHGRIAQHAFVKSEKIQVSEALVLSSPVHAEASTSADHMSPSSSSRRRQVSHSDISLPTSSSEDMHFNNYVDHRETRPFNNIILYSVWLACGSRLTFLHLPERVMRQFNYTQTISRHLVVSAPPAMTYRDMNLMFDDYLSHLIMDEVLSAIVESDWSYIDVYLKWFFRVSHPYMVQAALGDPLMSAHQKLLEEEQTQLDH
- the LOC127075909 gene encoding DEAD-box ATP-dependent RNA helicase 10 gives rise to the protein MEEENKEIKSFKDLGLNESLVEACEKLGWKNPLKIQIEAIPQALQGKDVIGISQTGSGKTGAFVLPILHALLETPFSLQNNFFACVMSPTRELAFQIAEQFQALGSEIGVKCAVLVGQIDMVRQAIEIAKRPHIIVGTPGRVLDHLKNTRGFSLDKLKYLILDEADRLLDEDFEKTITEFLEFIPRERRTFLFSATMTKKVQKLQKACLRKPVKIEVSSKYSTVDTLKQQYLLVPAKHKDCYLVYILTEMAGSTSMVFAEKCETTWLLALILKNLGLKAISINGHMSQPKRLEALEKFKSRECNILVCSDVASRGLDIPAVDMVINYTIPKSKVYVHRVGRTARAGRSGFAISLVNQYEVASYMKIEKFIGKKLPEYPAEEAEVLFLKERVSEAKRSADKEMKESAEKKKRRSEGDFSEEEEDDIDKYLGVKNKKSSKKFRR